One Corallococcus exiguus DNA segment encodes these proteins:
- a CDS encoding DUF4476 domain-containing protein — protein MKALTLAVVLLSSAAALAQTAPKTAESVTISGGAEFRRPPPPGQSTPRPGPMPQPMPMPVPSRNQVVIDREQVARRIDRLENALRDAMSRTKDAKGRESIRNAMEELDKLSEYVDDAAPVVVNHPAPLPPPPPPVVRPISDVQFRNITAAMVRESFPREKLRILSQVAPNENFLVTHILSVLGQFNFSNDKLEVVRLMRPTLLDPQNGYQLYQAFPFSNDKQQLQAILDSGGRY, from the coding sequence ATGAAGGCCCTGACCCTCGCCGTCGTCCTGCTCTCCTCCGCCGCGGCCCTGGCCCAGACGGCGCCCAAAACGGCGGAATCAGTCACCATCTCTGGCGGCGCCGAGTTCCGCCGCCCGCCGCCCCCGGGCCAGTCCACGCCGCGCCCGGGACCGATGCCCCAGCCGATGCCGATGCCGGTGCCCTCGCGCAACCAGGTCGTCATCGACCGTGAGCAGGTGGCGCGCCGCATCGACCGGCTGGAGAACGCGCTGCGCGACGCGATGTCCCGCACGAAGGACGCCAAGGGCCGCGAGAGCATCCGCAACGCCATGGAGGAGCTGGACAAGCTGAGTGAGTACGTGGACGACGCCGCGCCGGTGGTGGTCAACCACCCGGCGCCGCTGCCGCCCCCGCCGCCGCCGGTCGTCCGGCCCATCTCGGACGTGCAGTTCCGCAACATCACCGCGGCGATGGTGCGCGAGTCCTTCCCGCGCGAGAAGCTGCGCATCCTGTCGCAGGTGGCCCCGAACGAGAACTTCCTCGTGACGCACATCCTGTCCGTGCTGGGGCAGTTCAACTTCTCCAACGACAAGCTGGAGGTGGTGCGCCTGATGCGGCCCACGCTGCTGGATCCGCAGAACGGCTACCAGCTGTACCAGGCGTTCCCCTTCTCCAACGACAAGCAGCAGCTGCAGGCCATCCTCGACAGCGGCGGGCGCTACTAG
- a CDS encoding 2,3-bisphosphoglycerate-dependent phosphoglycerate mutase translates to MPILALVRHGQSLWNLENRFTGFVDVPLTEQGRAEARKAADALQDVKFDVAYTSALSRAQQTLAILLEALKQTPPVIRDAALNERHYGDLQGLNKADAAKEFGEKQVHVWRRSFDVPPPNGESLEMTAKRVLPFFDRAIAGDLRQGKNVLVVAHGNSNRSLVMRLDKLSGETVVGLELATGVPLVYEIGADGQVVSKRG, encoded by the coding sequence ATGCCCATCCTCGCCCTCGTCCGTCACGGTCAGTCCCTCTGGAACCTTGAGAACCGCTTCACCGGCTTCGTGGACGTGCCCCTCACCGAGCAGGGCCGCGCCGAAGCCCGCAAGGCCGCCGACGCCCTCCAGGACGTGAAGTTCGACGTGGCCTACACCTCCGCCCTCAGCCGGGCGCAGCAGACGCTGGCCATCCTGCTGGAGGCGCTGAAGCAGACCCCGCCCGTCATCCGCGACGCGGCCCTCAACGAGCGCCACTACGGCGACCTGCAGGGCCTCAACAAGGCGGACGCCGCCAAGGAGTTCGGCGAGAAGCAGGTCCACGTCTGGCGCCGCTCCTTTGACGTGCCGCCCCCCAACGGCGAGTCCCTGGAGATGACCGCCAAGCGCGTGCTGCCCTTCTTCGACCGCGCCATCGCGGGCGACCTGCGCCAGGGCAAGAACGTGCTCGTCGTGGCGCACGGCAACTCCAACCGCTCCCTGGTGATGCGCCTGGACAAGCTGTCCGGCGAGACGGTGGTGGGCCTGGAGCTCGCCACCGGCGTGCCGCTCGTCTACGAGATTGGCGCCGACGGCCAGGTCGTCTCCAAGCGAGGCTGA
- a CDS encoding phosphopantetheine-binding protein: MSTQSAVPSPMEARLAGYWQELLGVDAVRPEDHFLEVGGNSLLATMLANRIEDDLGLQVGMVDLFNTLSAVAAVCERLQQETPATG, translated from the coding sequence ATGAGCACACAGAGCGCAGTCCCCTCGCCCATGGAGGCGCGGCTGGCCGGGTACTGGCAGGAGCTGCTGGGGGTGGACGCCGTGCGGCCGGAGGACCACTTCCTGGAGGTGGGGGGCAACTCGCTGCTGGCCACGATGCTGGCCAACCGCATCGAGGACGACCTGGGCCTCCAGGTGGGCATGGTGGACCTGTTCAACACGCTGAGCGCCGTGGCGGCCGTCTGCGAGCGCCTGCAGCAGGAGACCCCGGCCACCGGCTGA